One stretch of Corvus hawaiiensis isolate bCorHaw1 chromosome 1, bCorHaw1.pri.cur, whole genome shotgun sequence DNA includes these proteins:
- the LOC125330240 gene encoding uncharacterized protein LOC125330240 — MFASGLSIVLLIAGSVMGHNLPYPPKVFDPRDNIWVSLARELNTTTFCASLATPSTPFLTCLVGVPLTDNTWRNFVIETQKQLKPIWQLNSTKNITHGLLDYDIWDDRLPVGPEPQEIELVDSLNATACIYINSSRNLCQEGSLGGCQMNTSNPTWINPAGNVSQWDLEWCNVTVRDRSLAAPGTFFPRKLPRGFFLICGNRAWSGIPSKPIGGPCTFGQLSLALPQHHPNATHRIRWKRSLAETITSDCEDDLTLWSKLEVLFTSLFVPGAAVARAHRHLEKLTCWVVKQANGTSRVLSELAEDLSSVQHALLQNRAAIDFLLLAHGHGCEDFEGMCCMDLEDHSKSIHAEIKNLIEYSQKIKKDSGFFGLEGLTEWMGLEGWMKSVIKSLMLLLIIVLLGLLMLSCIMSCVKNLILKSVNMTMIMQKENGGSVESLSEEWLKSKGHDDTVGLIKMQTWQGY, encoded by the coding sequence ATGTTTGCCAGCGGTTTAAGCATCGTGCTGCTAATCGCAGGCTCAGTAATGGGTCACAACCTTCCCTACCCTCCTAAGGTGTTTGACCCTAGAGATAATATCTGGGTCTCCTTGGCACGCGAATTAAACACCACAACATTCTGTGCCTCCTTAGCCACACCCAGTACTCCATTTTTGACATGCTTAGTTGGAGTACCATTAACAGATAATACATGGCGCAACTTTGTAATCGAGACCCAGAAGCAGCTCAAACCTATTTGGCAGTTGAATTCCACAAAAAATATTACTCATGGCCTACTAGACTATGATATCTGGGATGACAGACTCCCGGTGGGCCCTGAGCCACAAGAAATAGAACTAGTTGATTCCCTTAACGCTACAGCCTGTATCTATATTAATAGTTCACGCAATTTATGCCAAGAGGGCAGCCTTGGTGGCTGTCAAATGAATACATCCAACCCCACCTGGATTAATCCTGCTGGCAATGTTTCACAGTGGGACTTAGAATGGTGCAACGTTACCGTGAGAGATCGATCTCTTGCAGCCCCTGGAACGTTTTTCCCTCGAAAGTTACCCAGAGGGTTTTTCCTAATTTGTGGGAATCGTGCCTGGTCAGGTATCCCATCCAAGCCTATAGGCGGGCCCTGTACCTTTGGCCAACTGAGTCTTGCACTTCCACAGCACCATCCTAATGCTACACACCGAATACGATGGAAGAGGTCTTTAGCAGAAACTATAACATCTGATTGTGAGGATGACCTCACGCTGTGGAGCAAATTAGAAGTGCTTTTTACCTCCCTTTTTGTTCCTGGTGCAGCTGTGGCACGAGCCCATCGTCACTTAGAAAAACTGACATGTTGGGTAGTTAAACAAGCAAACGGTACCAGCCGAGTGTTGTCTGAACTTGCAGAAGACCTGAGTTCAGTCCAACACGCCCTGCTTCAAAATAGAGCGGCTATAGATTTTTTACTCTTAGCCCACGGCCATGGCTGTGAAGACTTTGAAGGAATGTGCTGCATGGATCTTGAGGATCATTCTAAGTCCATCCACGCCGAAATTAAGAATTTGATTGAATACTcccaaaagataaaaaaggactCCGGATTTTTCGGATTAGAAGGACTTACAGAGTGGATGGGCTTAGAAGGATGGATGAAAAGTGTGATCAAATCTTTAATGCTATTGCTAATTATTGTTTTGCTTGGTTTACTTATGCTTAGCTGTATAATGTCATgtgtaaaaaatttaattttgaagtcaGTCAATATGACTATGATCATGCAAAAAGAAAACGGGGGAAGTGTTGAGAGTCTTTCTGAAGAATGGCTAAAAAGCAAAGGTCATGATGACACAGTAGGATTGATAAAGATGCAGACTTGGCAAGGATACTAA